The following is a genomic window from Candidatus Acidiferrales bacterium.
CGGTCATGGGTGCCGGGCGTTCCAGTATGCCTTCCTGGGAATTTCCCCTCTTCCTCGAGCATGCCAAGGCCGTGCGTGGAGCCGGCTCGCCTTGACAATCACTCGCCGCTGAGTAAACTAACCAGTTAGTTAAAAGGATGCCCACCCCGAAAGCCAACCCGGATGGTGATTCTGCCCGCCGCATTCTGGCAGCGGCGGAACGCGCCTTTGCCGAGCAAGGCTTAGCCGGCGCGCGCACCGATCGAATCGCGTCTGCCGCGGGCGTCAACAAGGCGTTGCTCTACTACTACTTCGGCAGCAAGGAGCGCCTTTACACGGCTGTTCTCCAAAGCCACTTCAACCCGCTCATGGAGGTCGTTCGCAAAAGCCTCGACGGGAAGGCGAGACCGAGGGCCAAGCTGCTGCGCTATGTGGAAAGCTACTTTGAGTTCCTTCACCAGCGGCGCCATTACCCCAGGTTGTTGCAGCGAGAGATGGTGAGTGGCGGGCGGGAGCTGGGCGACATGGTGCAGAGGTATTTCCGGCCGGCCTACCGCCGGCTGGTGCGGGTGGTGGAAGAAGGCATCCAGCGCCGCGAATTTCGCAAGGTGGATGTGCGCAACGCCGTGCTGACTTTGATCGCGGTCACGGTCTTCTACTTCGGGGCGGCGCCCCTGCTCAGGCGCGTCCTGGGCCGAGATGCCTACACTCCCAAGAGTGTCGCCCGCCGCAAGGCAGCGGTCTTTGATTTCATCGAGCACGGGCTATTTCGAAGAGCCTGAGAGTGGAATGCAACAACGGAAACCCTTCTACATCCTCATCGGCAGCATCCTGGTGGCGAGCCTCGCCATCTATTTTGTGTACTCTCCCCGCCAGAAAAACATTGTCCTGACCGGCGTCGTGACGGGCAACGACGTGGTCGTCAGTTCCAAGATACTCGGCCGCATTGAAAGGCTCACCGTGGACGAAGGCGATGAAGTCAAGCACGGCGACCTTATTGCCCAGCTCGACCAGCCGGAGTTGAAGGCCCAACTGACATCG
Proteins encoded in this region:
- a CDS encoding TetR/AcrR family transcriptional regulator, producing the protein MPTPKANPDGDSARRILAAAERAFAEQGLAGARTDRIASAAGVNKALLYYYFGSKERLYTAVLQSHFNPLMEVVRKSLDGKARPRAKLLRYVESYFEFLHQRRHYPRLLQREMVSGGRELGDMVQRYFRPAYRRLVRVVEEGIQRREFRKVDVRNAVLTLIAVTVFYFGAAPLLRRVLGRDAYTPKSVARRKAAVFDFIEHGLFRRA